DNA from Gammaproteobacteria bacterium:
TGGGAGTCGCATTGGGAGTAACTGCCCTCATCACCGTGCTGTCGGTGATGAATGGTTTTGAGCGGGAATTACGCCACCGCATTCTCGACATGATTTCCCACGCCACTATTACTGGCCAAGATGATCGACTCGCAGATTGGCAAGTCACCGCCGCGTTAGTCGCGCATGATACTCGGGTAGTTGCCATCGCGCCTTATGTGGAAAATCAAGGAATGCTAGTTGAAGGCCCAATCGTGACCGGTGTGACGGTGCGCGGGATACTCCCCGAGCAAGAAATCATGGTCTCGGCCATTGCTACCAAGCTCCGTGAGGGATACATCACTGATTTGCAGCCAGGAACGTTTGGGTTATTGCTGGGACAAGACCTTGCCCGCCATCTAGGAGTAACCACAGGCGATAAGGTAACCTTGGTCACACCACAAGTCGTGGTTACTCCAGCGGGCCTGATTCCGCGACTTAAACGCTTTACTGTTATAGGAATTTTTCAAGCAGGAATGTATGAATATGACAGCACCCTCGCTATCACTCACCTTGAGGACGCCGCTCGTTTGTTTCGTTTTGGAGTGAATGAGGTTAGCGGACTGCGTTTGGCCCTGACCAACCTCTACGATGCCCCGGCCATCACGCATTACTTCACGAATACGAATAAGTTACCGCCTTCCTGCCGGATTGAGGATTGGACCACGACTCACGCGAGCTTCTTTCAAGCGGTCCGCACTGAACAAACCGTAATGTATATTATCCTTACTCTGGTCGTGGCAGTGGCCGCCTTCAATATTGTTTCAATGTTGGTGATGGTAGTGACCGACAAGGAGCCTGACATCGCCATCCTGCGTACCTTGGGTTTGACTCCACGATCGATTATGGGAATCTTCGT
Protein-coding regions in this window:
- the lolC gene encoding Lipoprotein-releasing system transmembrane protein LolC, which codes for MREPLEIFIGLRYTRAKRRTRFISFISVSSMLGVALGVTALITVLSVMNGFERELRHRILDMISHATITGQDDRLADWQVTAALVAHDTRVVAIAPYVENQGMLVEGPIVTGVTVRGILPEQEIMVSAIATKLREGYITDLQPGTFGLLLGQDLARHLGVTTGDKVTLVTPQVVVTPAGLIPRLKRFTVIGIFQAGMYEYDSTLAITHLEDAARLFRFGVNEVSGLRLALTNLYDAPAITHYFTNTNKLPPSCRIEDWTTTHASFFQAVRTEQTVMYIILTLVVAVAAFNIVSMLVMVVTDKEPDIAILRTLGLTPRSIMGIFVVQGVVIGVAGTILGLVGGIGLATHVGTLVPALERLFDAHLFSPDVYYITELPSEILWPDVFHIVVTALILCVLATLYPAWRASQVQPVTALSHE